TTACCTTGAGCGACAGCGCCATTAAGCATTTTGAAAGCAAGCTTAAAGACAAGCCGGGTCAGTTAATTCGCTTGTCTACCCGTGTAAGTGGCTGTACCGGTTATGCATACGAACTTGATTTTGCTGATAGCGCGAAAGACGGCGACGAAATCGTAGAAATTTCACCAACCCTTCGTGTTGCGGTATCAGAAGATGCTGCCGAGCTAGTACGTAGTACAGAAATTGACTACGTAACTGAAGGCGTGAACGGCATTATTAAGTACAACAACCCGAATGTGGTTGATGAGTGTGGTTGCGGCGAAAGCTTCAACGTTGGCTAACTGCAATATTAAGAAGTTATAGCATGAAGCAGAAGATGGTGGTGACAGAACGAGAGTGTAAAGCACGTCTTGTTCCCGCAGGAAACCCTGCAACCATACCAGAAGGTGAGTTTGTTACGATCACGCAAGATTTAGGCGGAAACTACACGGTTACGTGGCGTGGCAATATGTACCGTATTGACGGCACCGATGCCGATGCAATTGGCCGTAAAGCCCAAGTACTTAACTTCGCTGAGCCCGAAGATGGCAAAGTGAGTGAACAGCAGGTGTGGGATGCGCTTGAAACTATCTTCGACCCTGAAATACCGATTAACTTAGTATCGCTAGGGCTTATCTATAAGGTTAACGTTAATCAAGATAGCGGCGAAGTTGATATTGATATGACGCTAACTGCGCCAGGTTGTGGCATGGGGCCGGTATTGGTAGGCGATGTTGAATATCGTGTAGCACTCGTTCCCTTCGTTACGGCTGTAAATGTAGAGTTAGTATTTGACCCAGCGTGGTCAAGAGAAATGATGAGTGAAGAAGCGCAGCTAGAAGCGGGTCTTTTCTTTTAATAACACAGGATTATTCATGGCATTACCCTCTACTGAAGAAATAATTGATGATTTAGCGTTTTTCGATGATTGGGAACAGCGCTATCAATATATTATCGATTTAGGTAAATCTGTGCCTGGTTTGCCAGAAGACAAGCGCACGGCAGACAGACTGGTAAAAGGTTGCCAAAGCAGTGTGTGGCTGGTTGAATCTTACGACAATAACCTAATTACCTTCGAAGTAGACAGTGACGCAGTGATTGTTCAAGGCTTATTAGCGTTAGTTTTGGCGGCTTATAATAATAAATCGCCGAAAGATATTCTTGAATTTGATATTGATGGCTATTTCGAAGCGCTAGATTTAGAGCGCCATATTACGCCGACGCGTGGAAATGGTCTTCGTGCAATTGTGTCTAAAATTCAACATCTTGCTAAAGAAAACAGTTAGTTAGATAAAAATTGGGTGTAGGCGTTAGGTAAAGTTAAGTGTAATATGCGTCCATAACCAAGTGCGTCATAAACGCTGTCATAATAGTGTCACCGTTATCACGTGTAGTAGAGCGCCATGGGGTGTTGAAATCGCCGCTGGTCAAGCCGTTAATAATTGCCTATAATTCGCGGCCAAAAATTCATAAGACTTAAATTTGTTTGGAGAAAACAATGGCTCTAGAGCGTACTTTTTCGATTATCAAGCCTGATGCGGTAGCTAAAAACGTTATCGGTGCAATTTACAACCGTTTCGAATCTGCTGGTCTTCGCATCGTGGCATCTAAGATGATCCACATGAGCAAAGAACAGGCTGAAGGTTTCTACGCAGAACATAAAGAACGTCCTTTTTTCGGCGCTCTAGTTGATTTCATGACATCTGGCCCAGTAATGGTTCAGGTTCTTGAAGGCGAAAACGCTGTTGTTAAAAATCGTGAAATCATGGGTGCAACTAACCCAGCTGATGCTGCTGCTGGAACACTTCGTTCTGACTACGCTGCTTCAATTGATGAAAATGCATGTCACGGTTCTGATGCACCAGAATCAGCTGCACGTGAAATTGCTTACTTCTTCTCTGAAGAAGAGATTTGTCCTCGTACGCGTTAATCGCAAACGACCGAATCTAAAAAAACGAGGCTTCGGCCTCGTTTTTTGTTTCTGTAAGTCTATTTTTTCAGCTTTATCGTCCGGCCTCTAGTTTTGGCTAGCTTCGTCAAGAAGCCGCAACAATGTAGCAAGTTACACCCTGTATTTAGTCTGTGGGTTACGCTTTTTCTACTTGAACAAGTATGGTAAAATCCGCGCAAATTTTGAACGGCTTTGGTCTATGACTTTTGACCGTTTTGGGCGTAACGTTTTTCTTAGCAGTATTGCTTCTGCTTACGTCCTACAAGTGAACGGCTTTTCACTACTTTTGCTTTAAGAGTAACTCGTTATCTAGAGGCTCTCGATAGAGGCTCATGAAGCTTTAGCTTTATAACCCAAGTAGATTTAGAGCAGCATGGATTCGAACCTCCTAATGTCCGTTCGCGTCATCATATTAGCAGTACAAGGCAATAGCCTTGAATAGGTAAAAGGGTCATCATTTTATGGCAAAGACAAATTTGTTAAATCTTAATCGCGAAGGCTTGCGTAATTTCTTCAAAGAAAAAGGAGAAAAACCATTTCGTGCCGATCAGGTAATGAAATGGATTTATCAGCAGGGCGAAAGCGATTTTGAGAAAATGAGCAACCTTAATAAAAACCTGCGCGCTATGCTGATAGAGCACTGTGAAGTGAAAGCGCCAGAGATTGCCTATTTCCAAGAAGCTAGCGATGGCACCATTAAGTTTGCGTTAGCGCTTGAGGGCGGTCAGGAAGTGGAAACGGTATGGATCCCAGAAGCTGACCGTGCAACGCTGTGTGTATCGTCACAAGTAGGCTGCGCCCTTGAATGTACGTTCTGCTCTACCGCTCAACAAGGTTTTAACCGTAATTTGAGCGTGAGTGAAATTATAGGTCAAGTATGGCGTGTAGCCACTTTTCTTGGCTTATCAAAAGATACCAGCAAACGTCCCATTACTAACGTAGTTATGATGGGCATGGGTGAGCCTTTGCTTAACCTTAAAAACGTGGTGCCAGCCATGAACATTATGTTAGATGATTTTGGTTTTGGCCTTTCTAAGCGCCGCGTAACGTTAAGTACCTCAGGTGTTGTACCTGCACTTGATATGCTGGGCGATCAAATTGACGTGGCCTTGGCGATTTCATTACATGCGCCAAATGACGAGCTGCGCAATGAAATTGTACCAGTGAATAAAAAATACAATATTGAAGCCTTTTTGGCTGGCGTACGCCGTTATCTTGAAAAATCGAAAGCTAATCAAGGTCGAGTGACGGTTGAATACGTTATGCTTTCACATATTAACGACAGCACCGACCAAGCGCATGAATTAGCGAAAGTATTGAAAGATACACCGTGCAAAATAAACTTAATTCCATTTAACCCTTACCCGGGTTCACCGTACCTTTGTTCAAGTAATTCGCGTATCGATAGATTCTCAAAAGTTCTTATGGATTATGGGTTTACCACTGTTGTACGCAAAACACGAGGCGACGATATCGATGCGGCTTGTGGGCAATTAGTAGGTGATGTTGTAGACAGAACTAAGCGATTATTAAAAAAACAGGTGAAGGGCGAAGCGATTTCGGTAAAAATGGCCCAATAATCATTAAGATATTAGGGTAATAACATGCGAATAGGATTGATAGCAGCTGTAATCTTTTTAGCGGGGTGCGTAAGCAACTCGCAACCTGGGAGTTACAATAGTAACTTTGACCGCCAGGAAGCTGCTAAAACTCGTATGTCTTTAGGGTTAACCTACCTTAAAAACAATAATTATAAACAAGCTAAAGTGAATTTAGACCAAGCGTTGGAGTACGATCCGCGTTCGGCTGAGGTCAACTATGCAATTGCTTACTACTATCAACTGGTAGGGGACGTTAAGCGAGCAGATGATCTCTATCAAACGGCAATGTCGTTAGCACCATATAACGGTGATATCGCAAACAGCTATGGCGCGTTCAAGTGTCAAGATGGTGATTACGAGGACGCTAAGGAGTATTTCCTTAAGGCCGTGAGTAATCAACAATATGCTAATTCAGCAGAAACTTACGAAAATCTCGCCTTATGTGCACAAAGCCAAGGCAATGTTGATGATGCTATTACCTACTTTCAAAGTGCTCTTAAACACCAACCCTTACGTGCTAAAAGTTTATATTTACTGACAGAGCTTTATATTGCCACCGAGCAGTGGACATCAGCGAAGTACACGTTAGACAAGTACCAACGCGTTGCTAAACCTTCTCCCGATTCCTTATGGTTGTCCTTTGAAATACACCAAGGAACAAACGACTGGGAAGGGGCAAAAGAAGTAGGGTATAAATTATCAACCTTATTTCCTGACAGCCCGTATACAGCTGACTATAAGAATATTCTTGCGCAGCATACGCCTCAGGTTGAACGAAAAGTAAAAGGGGAAGATACTAATGCTGATACAGTATCTAACTCAGCACATGCGAATACAGAAACAAAAACGGGATTGTCTTCCCAGCAAGCGCAATTCCACATAGTAAAGGCGAACGAAAACCTTTATCGTATTTCTCTGAAGCATAACATTAAAATTACCTCGCTGAAGGAGTGGAACAACATTGAAAATGCTGGCTCGATTTTTGCCGGTATGAAGCTTTGGTTAGTACCACACAACATGCAAGGGGAATAGGAAGTCGAATGGTGTCAGAACAACAAACGACTGAAGAAGCAGGTTTAGCACAAGAATCTACCGTGCCAAGCCCAGGTAAAATGCTTCGAGAGCGACGGGAATCGCTAGGGCTAACGCAGCAGCAAATTGCTGACAAGCTTTTCTTGAAAGTCACTCAAATCAATGCCTTAGAAGAAGATGCTGTGGATAAAACCACCTCTATTACTTTTACAAAAGGCTACGTAAGAAACTACGCAAAACAACTAGGATTAAATGCCGAACATGTTGTTGCTGCCTTCGAGCAATATCATACAAGTGTAGAACCACCGGCCAAACTGCAGAGTTTTTCTCGTCGTGTCGCTAAACAGACACACGATGATCGCTGGATGATGGTTACCTATATTATTTTATTGCTGATAATCGGTGGCATTGTAGCGTGGTGGGTTCAACAACCTAGTGATGAAGCTATCGTTGAAGCGCCTAATCTTGAAAAAATTAAAGAAGAAGCTGCAAACACCCCCATTCCTCAAGCAACTAACCGCACTAATTCGGGTGTGTTAACCGGCGGGAGTACTAATACAGCTACAAGTACTAATACGGGCACTGATACGCAGAGCACAGTGCTTCCTCAATCTATCGATGGTAATAGCAACGTAAACAATAGCGTTGTGCCTTCACCATCCAATAATCAAGGTAATAGCAGTTATACAGATGATGAAAGCTTACCGCCGTCTGCAGGTATTAATGAAAGTAATAACCTGACTGCATTGGTGAGCGATTCCGACTCCGGTGAAATCCGCTTAGGTAGCCAAGTTGCTAGCAATTCGTCGAGTTCAGGTAGTCAAAGTGGGGCAGTGCCCATATCGATGACATTTACCTTTGATGATGATTGTTGGGTGAACATAAAAGACGCAACCGGTGAGGCAATTGCTTACGGTGTTAAGCAATCTGGCCGTGTTATGGAAATTCAAGGTGTGCCTCCTGTTGCAGTTACACTCGGCAAACCGGATAATGTACGTATATCAGTTAATGGCGACCCCGTGGATATCACGGCCTTTCAAAACGGCCAGATAGCGCGATTCTCGCTTCCTATGTAGGTAATTAGATGTTTGCAGAAAGTCCTATCAAACGCAGAAAGTCCACGCGTATTAATGTAGGTAATATTCCTATTGGCGATGGTGCACCCATTGCCGTTCAATCTATGACGAATACTCGTACCACTGATGTGGCTGCGACGGTCGATCAAATTAATCGTATTGTTGCCGTTGGTGGTGAGATTGTTCGTGTTTCCGTACCTACCATGGACGCTGCTGAAGCATTCAAGGAAATTCGTAAACAAGTAAGCACGCCTTTGGTCGCTGATATTCATTTCGACTATCGCATTGCACTTAAAGTGGCCGAGTACGGTGTTGATTGTTTGCGAATTAACCCTGGTAATATTGGCAATATGGAACGTGTACGTTCCGTGGTTGATTGTGCCAAAGACAAGAATATCCCCATTCGCATTGGCGTAAATGGCGGGTCGCTAGAAAAAGACTTACAAGAGAAATATGGCGAACCTACGCCTGAAGCTTTGGTTGAGTCGGCTATGCGACATGTAGACATACTCGATAAGCTTAACTTCGACCAATTCAAAGTGAGTGTAAAAGCCTCTGATGTGTTTCTGGCGGTTGGGGCTTATCGATTATTAGCGCAGCAAATCGATCAACCACTACATTTAGGTATTACTGAAGCGGGCGGTCAACGTGCAGGTGCAGTAAAAAGCTCTGTGGGTCTAGGTATGCTTTTGGCAGAAGGTATTGGTGATACTATTCGTATTTCACTGGCTGCCGATCCGGTCGAAGAAATTAAAGTGGGTTTCGACATTCTAAAGTCGCTCCGAATCCGCTCTCGCGGTATTAACTTCATCGCGTGCCCGAGTTGTTCAAGACAAGAGTTCGATGTTATCGGTACGGTAAACGCGTTAGAACAACGCCTTGAAGATATTCTAACGCCTATGGACGTTTCTATTATCGGCTGTGTCGTGAATGGTCCTGGTGAAGCTGAGGTATCAGACTTAGGTTTAACCGGCGCCAGAAACATGAGCGGTTTATACGAAGATGGTAAGCGTGTGAAAGAGCGATTAGCCAACGATGACCTTATCGATAAGCTTGAAGCAAGAATTCGTGCTAAAGCAACCCGTATGAGCGAAGCCAACAAAATACAGGTATCGGTGAAAGACTAAGCCTGTACGATTGTTGTTTATCTACAAAGCCCCTATAATGCGGGGCTTTTCACTATTTAGCAGTATGAGAATTTCACGTGGCTAAGACTATTCAGGCAATTCGCGGAATGAATGATTGCCTGCCGGAAGTATCCGGTACATGGCAGAAAGTAGAATCTGTACTCCGTCAAGTGGTGG
The nucleotide sequence above comes from Alteromonas naphthalenivorans. Encoded proteins:
- the ndk gene encoding nucleoside-diphosphate kinase, with product MALERTFSIIKPDAVAKNVIGAIYNRFESAGLRIVASKMIHMSKEQAEGFYAEHKERPFFGALVDFMTSGPVMVQVLEGENAVVKNREIMGATNPADAAAGTLRSDYAASIDENACHGSDAPESAAREIAYFFSEEEICPRTR
- a CDS encoding bifunctional tRNA (adenosine(37)-C2)-methyltransferase TrmG/ribosomal RNA large subunit methyltransferase RlmN, which encodes MAKTNLLNLNREGLRNFFKEKGEKPFRADQVMKWIYQQGESDFEKMSNLNKNLRAMLIEHCEVKAPEIAYFQEASDGTIKFALALEGGQEVETVWIPEADRATLCVSSQVGCALECTFCSTAQQGFNRNLSVSEIIGQVWRVATFLGLSKDTSKRPITNVVMMGMGEPLLNLKNVVPAMNIMLDDFGFGLSKRRVTLSTSGVVPALDMLGDQIDVALAISLHAPNDELRNEIVPVNKKYNIEAFLAGVRRYLEKSKANQGRVTVEYVMLSHINDSTDQAHELAKVLKDTPCKINLIPFNPYPGSPYLCSSNSRIDRFSKVLMDYGFTTVVRKTRGDDIDAACGQLVGDVVDRTKRLLKKQVKGEAISVKMAQ
- the ispG gene encoding flavodoxin-dependent (E)-4-hydroxy-3-methylbut-2-enyl-diphosphate synthase, producing the protein MFAESPIKRRKSTRINVGNIPIGDGAPIAVQSMTNTRTTDVAATVDQINRIVAVGGEIVRVSVPTMDAAEAFKEIRKQVSTPLVADIHFDYRIALKVAEYGVDCLRINPGNIGNMERVRSVVDCAKDKNIPIRIGVNGGSLEKDLQEKYGEPTPEALVESAMRHVDILDKLNFDQFKVSVKASDVFLAVGAYRLLAQQIDQPLHLGITEAGGQRAGAVKSSVGLGMLLAEGIGDTIRISLAADPVEEIKVGFDILKSLRIRSRGINFIACPSCSRQEFDVIGTVNALEQRLEDILTPMDVSIIGCVVNGPGEAEVSDLGLTGARNMSGLYEDGKRVKERLANDDLIDKLEARIRAKATRMSEANKIQVSVKD
- the sufT gene encoding putative Fe-S cluster assembly protein SufT, translated to MKQKMVVTERECKARLVPAGNPATIPEGEFVTITQDLGGNYTVTWRGNMYRIDGTDADAIGRKAQVLNFAEPEDGKVSEQQVWDALETIFDPEIPINLVSLGLIYKVNVNQDSGEVDIDMTLTAPGCGMGPVLVGDVEYRVALVPFVTAVNVELVFDPAWSREMMSEEAQLEAGLFF
- a CDS encoding SufE family protein — protein: MALPSTEEIIDDLAFFDDWEQRYQYIIDLGKSVPGLPEDKRTADRLVKGCQSSVWLVESYDNNLITFEVDSDAVIVQGLLALVLAAYNNKSPKDILEFDIDGYFEALDLERHITPTRGNGLRAIVSKIQHLAKENS
- the pilW gene encoding type IV pilus biogenesis/stability protein PilW; this encodes MRIGLIAAVIFLAGCVSNSQPGSYNSNFDRQEAAKTRMSLGLTYLKNNNYKQAKVNLDQALEYDPRSAEVNYAIAYYYQLVGDVKRADDLYQTAMSLAPYNGDIANSYGAFKCQDGDYEDAKEYFLKAVSNQQYANSAETYENLALCAQSQGNVDDAITYFQSALKHQPLRAKSLYLLTELYIATEQWTSAKYTLDKYQRVAKPSPDSLWLSFEIHQGTNDWEGAKEVGYKLSTLFPDSPYTADYKNILAQHTPQVERKVKGEDTNADTVSNSAHANTETKTGLSSQQAQFHIVKANENLYRISLKHNIKITSLKEWNNIENAGSIFAGMKLWLVPHNMQGE
- a CDS encoding RodZ domain-containing protein → MVSEQQTTEEAGLAQESTVPSPGKMLRERRESLGLTQQQIADKLFLKVTQINALEEDAVDKTTSITFTKGYVRNYAKQLGLNAEHVVAAFEQYHTSVEPPAKLQSFSRRVAKQTHDDRWMMVTYIILLLIIGGIVAWWVQQPSDEAIVEAPNLEKIKEEAANTPIPQATNRTNSGVLTGGSTNTATSTNTGTDTQSTVLPQSIDGNSNVNNSVVPSPSNNQGNSSYTDDESLPPSAGINESNNLTALVSDSDSGEIRLGSQVASNSSSSGSQSGAVPISMTFTFDDDCWVNIKDATGEAIAYGVKQSGRVMEIQGVPPVAVTLGKPDNVRISVNGDPVDITAFQNGQIARFSLPM
- a CDS encoding HesB/IscA family protein, coding for MSVETFVPSTKLITLSDSAIKHFESKLKDKPGQLIRLSTRVSGCTGYAYELDFADSAKDGDEIVEISPTLRVAVSEDAAELVRSTEIDYVTEGVNGIIKYNNPNVVDECGCGESFNVG